A part of Anaerohalosphaeraceae bacterium genomic DNA contains:
- a CDS encoding C-GCAxxG-C-C family protein has translation MEPVEEAVCLFQKGYNCAQAILAVWCERFGLPQETAVKLAGGLGGGIGRNGEICGALTGAVLVLGLRYGTADPQDKNTKYDLYRRTRELMYRFKDHAGSLYCRELLGFDMAAPEGLAASQKPGAFDECPQFVRIAAELLEKMLE, from the coding sequence ATGGAACCGGTTGAAGAAGCCGTCTGCTTATTCCAGAAAGGATACAACTGTGCTCAGGCGATTCTGGCCGTCTGGTGCGAGCGGTTCGGGCTCCCGCAGGAAACCGCCGTCAAACTGGCCGGCGGGCTGGGCGGCGGCATCGGACGAAACGGCGAAATCTGCGGTGCCCTGACCGGGGCCGTTCTGGTGCTCGGTTTGCGCTACGGCACAGCTGACCCTCAGGACAAGAACACCAAATACGACCTGTACCGCAGGACCCGCGAGCTGATGTATCGCTTCAAAGACCACGCCGGCTCGCTCTACTGCCGAGAGCTGCTCGGCTTCGATATGGCCGCTCCGGAGGGGCTGGCCGCCTCGCAGAAACCGGGCGCCTTTGACGAATGCCCGCAGTTTGTCCGCATCGCCGCAGAATTACTGGAGAAAATGCTCGAATAA
- a CDS encoding response regulator, whose translation MENPTVLFVDDEVRLLQSLRRGLMDEPYLCLFANSGAEALEILKKNKVHVIVTDMRMPEMNGLELLRKVRELYPDIVRMVLSGYTQITTLLTAINEGHIYKFITKPWKLEEEFKPMVREALKYYDTKNPPRESVPAGASSHSSS comes from the coding sequence ATGGAAAATCCTACCGTTCTGTTTGTAGATGATGAAGTACGGCTTTTGCAGTCGCTGCGGCGAGGTCTGATGGATGAGCCCTACCTCTGTCTGTTTGCCAACAGCGGGGCGGAGGCCCTCGAGATTCTCAAAAAGAACAAAGTCCATGTAATCGTAACCGACATGCGGATGCCGGAGATGAACGGTCTGGAACTTCTCCGCAAAGTGCGGGAGCTGTATCCGGACATTGTGCGAATGGTCTTGAGCGGCTATACCCAGATTACAACTTTGCTGACGGCCATTAATGAAGGGCACATTTACAAGTTCATCACCAAGCCGTGGAAGCTCGAAGAGGAATTTAAACCTATGGTTCGAGAGGCCCTGAAATATTATGATACAAAAAATCCGCCGAGGGAATCTGTTCCTGCCGGAGCTTCATCCCATTCATCTTCCTGA
- a CDS encoding MazG nucleotide pyrophosphohydrolase domain-containing protein, with amino-acid sequence MEIRQFQQWIRDRYEKRDRERGTPGTFLWFIEEVGELATALAGNDPQNKAEEFADVFAWLCTLANINDVDLEKAVEKYTLGNVEGFK; translated from the coding sequence ATGGAAATCCGTCAATTTCAGCAATGGATTCGAGACCGCTACGAAAAGCGGGATCGAGAACGGGGAACACCCGGTACGTTTCTGTGGTTCATTGAAGAAGTTGGAGAATTGGCAACCGCCCTGGCAGGCAATGACCCTCAAAACAAGGCCGAAGAATTTGCCGACGTCTTCGCCTGGCTGTGCACGCTGGCCAACATCAACGATGTGGACCTCGAAAAAGCGGTGGAAAAATACACTCTCGGAAATGTAGAGGGCTTCAAATAA
- a CDS encoding LOG family protein, whose protein sequence is MNEKQTVITLFGTSRAGEQDEVFRSAEQMGALLARSGYAVANGGYGGVMLASARGAASVGGRVIGVTCRAFKRSPNPYLTEEIPTDTLTERLASLIRLGSAYLVFAGGTGTLLELADVWEHKNKGFPGTDKPIILMGNFWQPLVQMMAQADPKSTRCIRTAETPSEVLTILQQEGLR, encoded by the coding sequence ATGAACGAAAAACAGACTGTCATTACCTTGTTTGGAACCAGCCGTGCCGGCGAGCAGGACGAGGTCTTCCGCTCCGCCGAGCAGATGGGGGCCCTGCTGGCCCGCAGCGGCTATGCGGTCGCCAACGGCGGCTACGGCGGCGTGATGCTGGCTTCCGCCCGTGGGGCGGCCTCTGTCGGCGGACGAGTCATCGGCGTAACCTGCCGCGCCTTCAAGCGAAGCCCGAATCCCTACCTGACTGAGGAAATCCCGACGGATACCCTCACGGAGCGGCTGGCTTCGCTGATTCGGCTCGGCAGTGCCTATCTGGTCTTTGCCGGCGGGACCGGCACTCTGCTTGAACTGGCCGACGTCTGGGAACACAAAAACAAAGGGTTTCCGGGAACTGACAAGCCGATTATCCTGATGGGAAACTTCTGGCAGCCGCTGGTGCAGATGATGGCCCAGGCCGACCCAAAAAGCACTCGCTGCATTCGAACCGCCGAAACCCCTTCAGAAGTCCTGACCATTCTTCAGCAAGAGGGACTCCGATGA
- a CDS encoding nucleotide pyrophosphohydrolase codes for MDYQTLKNRLLEFRRRRDWEQFHDPKNLAEGLIIEAGELLENFLWKQPAECRQLTEIERKRVEEEIGDIFAFLIYLCCELDIDPFEAARRKIEINEQKYPVEKSKGRSTKYKDL; via the coding sequence ATGGATTATCAAACCCTGAAAAATCGGCTGCTGGAGTTCCGCCGACGGCGGGATTGGGAGCAGTTTCACGACCCGAAAAATCTGGCGGAAGGGCTGATTATCGAGGCAGGCGAACTGCTCGAAAATTTTCTGTGGAAGCAGCCCGCTGAATGCAGACAACTGACGGAAATCGAGCGGAAAAGGGTGGAAGAGGAAATCGGCGATATTTTCGCCTTTTTGATTTATTTATGCTGCGAACTGGACATCGACCCCTTCGAGGCCGCCCGCCGAAAAATCGAAATTAATGAGCAAAAATATCCGGTTGAAAAATCCAAGGGCCGGAGCACCAAATACAAAGACTTATAA
- the hisD gene encoding histidinol dehydrogenase, which translates to MSGTLDSILLIAGQPDFEAKSRRLLEEHSMRAFLEGKHDLAESVRQIVADVGRRGDAALCEYSERFDRVRLSPQEFRIPPKDLEKAHKQLPPDLLKSLRKAVRNVRKYQSAIFIGRKNRHPGIRYLPLGRVAVCVPGASAPLPSTLIMTAVPAQVAGVKEIAVLSPPRWQGSIHPVILGLCRELNITEVYRLGGAHAVAAMAFGTQTIRKVDKIVGPGHDVVQLAKKEVFGLVDIDSFAGPSDVLIVANRQADPDWVASDMLSQAEHNPGAGIVVTDSPDFARKVLAALEEQLPQLDRTEGTRRCLLESSGILVFPSLDAAINWANEFAAEHVQVQCGRQSRAVARRLQNAGAVFVGPYSPVAVGDYWAGPSHTLPTRQTSRYFSALTSNDFVKSISWIEYTQEQLRRSAEDIIRLAQTEGLDAHAKSIQKRLRKQPPKKG; encoded by the coding sequence GTGAGCGGAACACTGGACTCCATTCTGCTGATTGCCGGACAGCCGGACTTTGAGGCCAAAAGCCGACGTCTGCTGGAAGAACATTCGATGCGGGCCTTTCTGGAGGGTAAACACGACCTGGCCGAGTCCGTTCGTCAGATTGTCGCCGATGTCGGGCGGCGAGGCGATGCAGCCCTGTGCGAATACAGCGAACGGTTTGACCGAGTCCGCCTGTCGCCGCAGGAGTTTCGCATCCCGCCCAAAGACCTCGAAAAGGCGCACAAGCAGCTGCCCCCCGACCTGCTGAAATCCCTCCGCAAGGCCGTCCGGAATGTCCGCAAGTACCAGTCGGCGATTTTCATCGGCCGAAAAAACCGCCATCCCGGTATTCGCTATCTTCCGCTGGGGCGGGTTGCCGTCTGTGTACCCGGCGCCAGCGCCCCCCTGCCGAGTACCCTGATTATGACCGCCGTGCCGGCCCAGGTGGCGGGCGTCAAAGAAATCGCCGTCCTCTCCCCGCCCCGCTGGCAGGGAAGCATCCATCCGGTCATCCTCGGCCTGTGCCGGGAATTGAACATCACAGAGGTTTACCGGCTGGGCGGAGCCCATGCCGTCGCAGCAATGGCCTTCGGCACCCAAACCATTCGCAAGGTCGACAAAATCGTCGGACCCGGCCACGATGTCGTCCAGCTGGCCAAAAAAGAGGTCTTCGGGCTGGTGGATATTGATTCCTTCGCCGGCCCCAGCGATGTGCTGATTGTCGCCAACCGCCAGGCCGACCCGGACTGGGTAGCATCTGACATGCTCAGCCAGGCCGAACACAATCCCGGCGCCGGGATTGTCGTCACTGATTCACCGGATTTTGCCCGAAAGGTCCTGGCGGCACTCGAAGAGCAGCTGCCCCAGCTGGATAGGACGGAAGGCACACGCCGATGCCTGCTCGAATCCAGCGGCATTCTGGTTTTTCCGTCGCTGGATGCAGCAATTAACTGGGCAAATGAGTTTGCCGCCGAACACGTCCAGGTCCAATGCGGCCGGCAGAGCCGAGCCGTCGCCCGCCGGCTGCAGAACGCCGGTGCTGTGTTTGTCGGCCCCTATTCGCCGGTAGCCGTCGGGGATTACTGGGCCGGCCCCAGCCATACCCTCCCCACTCGACAGACCAGCCGATATTTCAGCGCCCTGACCAGCAACGATTTTGTCAAATCCATCAGCTGGATTGAATACACGCAGGAACAGCTTCGCCGCAGTGCGGAAGATATTATCCGGCTGGCTCAAACGGAGGGTCTGGATGCCCATGCCAAAAGCATTCAGAAACGCCTTCGGAAACAGCCGCCGAAGAAAGGATAA
- a CDS encoding YfiR family protein produces the protein MPSKRCLKADWKQQSITGGVCAAVAAAVRRRAEIGWAVFFFLSLLPSGGIAAEPPAGLFAAGTVGQAMTESGKTPEEVEYQVKAAFIYNFMKFTEWPAEKMGNGGTDESSVPPMQIGIVGENPFGKAFEPLMDKKIKDRPLKLVFVPGMAAYVKKYSDKQAAVEQYWREQGETIRGCHVLFYCHSEKNWLNDHLQQVLTLPVLTVGETEGFLNSKGMIVFVKEENKVRFEIHLTQAERQGLKISSQLLKLARRVIQEKASNAK, from the coding sequence ATGCCGTCAAAGCGATGCTTAAAAGCTGACTGGAAACAACAATCGATAACAGGCGGCGTTTGCGCAGCAGTCGCGGCTGCAGTGCGAAGGCGGGCTGAAATTGGTTGGGCGGTCTTTTTCTTTTTGAGTCTGCTGCCGAGCGGAGGAATTGCGGCGGAACCCCCCGCCGGCCTGTTTGCAGCGGGGACGGTAGGCCAGGCGATGACGGAGTCAGGCAAGACGCCGGAGGAAGTGGAATATCAGGTGAAAGCGGCATTTATTTACAATTTTATGAAGTTCACGGAATGGCCTGCGGAGAAGATGGGAAACGGCGGCACGGATGAATCATCAGTTCCTCCGATGCAGATCGGGATCGTCGGTGAGAATCCCTTCGGCAAGGCGTTTGAACCGTTGATGGATAAGAAAATCAAAGACCGTCCGTTGAAACTGGTTTTTGTGCCCGGGATGGCGGCCTATGTGAAAAAGTATTCTGACAAGCAGGCGGCTGTCGAGCAGTACTGGCGAGAGCAGGGAGAAACGATTCGCGGCTGTCATGTCCTGTTTTACTGCCATTCCGAAAAGAACTGGCTGAACGACCATTTGCAGCAGGTACTGACCCTTCCTGTTTTGACGGTGGGGGAAACGGAGGGCTTTCTGAATTCGAAAGGGATGATTGTCTTTGTGAAGGAGGAGAATAAGGTTCGATTTGAGATTCATCTGACTCAGGCCGAAAGGCAGGGCCTGAAAATCAGTTCACAGCTGCTGAAGTTGGCACGTCGAGTGATTCAGGAGAAGGCATCCAATGCAAAGTAA
- the cysK gene encoding cysteine synthase A, with amino-acid sequence MLTDNILNLIGNTPLIQLRGEPIYAKAEFLNPGGSIKDRVALAMLEGAERDGKLKPDSIIVEPTSGNTGIGIALVGRLKGYKVRIVMPENMSVERKKLIKALGADLILTPAEKSIAGAVETVEQMQAEDPRVFVPQQFKNPDNPRIHYEQTAVELWRQMTGDIACFVAGVGSGGTLQGIGRFLREHKPDVRIVAVEPKDVSALLGHEPGLHQIQGIGDGFIPDILDVSLVDEVIEVTDEDAIETTRQLSMKHGLLVGISSGANIWAARQMAARIKGNIATVLPDRAERYFSTALL; translated from the coding sequence ATGCTTACGGATAATATCCTCAACCTGATCGGCAATACGCCCCTGATTCAGCTGCGGGGAGAGCCCATCTATGCCAAGGCGGAGTTTCTCAATCCGGGTGGCAGCATCAAGGACCGCGTGGCCCTGGCCATGCTCGAAGGGGCCGAGCGGGACGGCAAGCTCAAACCTGACTCCATCATCGTCGAACCCACCTCCGGCAATACCGGCATCGGCATTGCCCTCGTCGGGCGGCTGAAGGGCTACAAAGTCCGTATCGTGATGCCCGAAAATATGAGCGTTGAACGCAAGAAACTCATCAAAGCCCTCGGAGCCGATTTGATTTTGACTCCCGCCGAAAAAAGCATCGCCGGCGCCGTCGAAACGGTCGAACAAATGCAGGCCGAAGACCCCCGCGTCTTTGTTCCGCAGCAGTTCAAGAATCCCGACAATCCCCGTATTCATTATGAACAAACGGCCGTGGAACTATGGCGGCAGATGACCGGCGATATTGCCTGTTTCGTCGCCGGCGTCGGCAGCGGCGGCACCCTGCAGGGCATCGGACGTTTCCTGCGGGAGCACAAACCCGATGTGCGAATCGTCGCCGTTGAACCCAAAGACGTATCCGCCCTGCTGGGGCACGAACCCGGCCTGCATCAGATTCAGGGCATCGGCGACGGCTTCATTCCCGACATTCTGGATGTTTCTCTGGTGGATGAAGTCATCGAGGTCACCGATGAAGACGCCATTGAAACCACCCGGCAGTTGAGTATGAAACACGGCCTGCTGGTGGGCATCTCCTCCGGAGCCAATATCTGGGCAGCCAGACAGATGGCCGCCCGAATCAAAGGAAATATCGCTACAGTGCTTCCGGACCGTGCCGAACGATACTTCAGCACCGCCCTGCTGTAA
- a CDS encoding Rrf2 family transcriptional regulator, which yields MKISRSTGYALIAVGYIAQNYKEGAVLAARISKEYNIPLEYLLKILQQLVRANVLRSKRGPRGGFFLARPAENISLLEIIEAVDGPLLTHLHLAEQTNNAPFSVKMEELCRKATEEVRAIYDKAKLSQVLGQLS from the coding sequence ATGAAAATCAGTAGGTCAACAGGGTATGCTCTTATTGCGGTCGGGTATATCGCTCAGAATTACAAAGAGGGTGCCGTGCTGGCGGCACGGATTTCGAAAGAATACAATATTCCTCTGGAATACCTCTTAAAAATCCTTCAGCAGCTCGTCCGAGCCAATGTACTGCGCAGCAAACGCGGTCCTCGCGGCGGCTTTTTCCTGGCACGTCCGGCCGAAAACATTTCCCTGCTGGAAATCATTGAGGCGGTGGATGGGCCCCTGCTCACACATCTGCACCTGGCGGAACAGACCAATAATGCCCCCTTTAGCGTAAAAATGGAGGAACTTTGCCGCAAAGCCACCGAAGAGGTGCGGGCCATCTATGACAAGGCCAAACTCTCTCAGGTGCTCGGGCAGCTCTCTTAA
- a CDS encoding ATP-binding protein, whose amino-acid sequence MEQTNTQLRGGTSGSSLRGRESRSLSVLIVDDDPTCRTLLKKMLEKSRMRRADDCIVCAGTKQTMLGYLAQRPFDVLLLDLHLPDGDGLEMVAQINRQYPATAIIVITGENDKTADLTAMSYGAQDYLAKGEFNQAFLTKSIYFALERKKNQMQTQKALEELARAHKQLQKAQAQMIQSEKMASIGQLAAGVAHEMNTPVGFVASNFETLQTYLTKLKGLLALYEQVCEVLEKNPYPPVLEKLLEIRNFRQEKKIDFILADIQDLFTESQEGLQRVTSIIQNLRDFSRIDQSTEMCDYDLNDGIRSTLVVARNEIKYDVEVVTELGVLPKIHCHPGQINQVFLNILVNAAQAIRSQNRQGPGHIFIRTRQEGEFVVCEIEDDGPGIPPEIRSKIFDPFFTTKPAGKGTGLGLSVSYDIVVSKHQGQILVDSEVGKGTKFTIKLPREGPKETTDRILQEQSEPYSV is encoded by the coding sequence ATGGAACAGACGAACACCCAGTTGCGTGGCGGTACTTCGGGCAGCTCTTTGCGAGGCCGCGAAAGCCGTTCTCTTTCCGTCCTGATTGTGGATGATGACCCGACCTGCCGGACTCTTTTGAAGAAAATGCTCGAAAAAAGTCGGATGAGACGGGCGGATGACTGCATCGTTTGCGCAGGAACCAAGCAGACGATGCTCGGGTATCTGGCTCAACGACCTTTCGATGTTCTTTTGCTGGACCTGCATCTGCCGGATGGGGACGGCCTGGAGATGGTGGCTCAGATTAATCGGCAGTATCCGGCTACTGCCATTATTGTGATTACTGGAGAGAATGATAAAACCGCAGATTTGACGGCAATGTCCTATGGGGCACAGGATTATCTGGCAAAAGGAGAATTCAACCAGGCCTTTCTAACCAAGTCGATTTATTTTGCTCTCGAGCGGAAGAAAAATCAGATGCAGACGCAAAAAGCCCTCGAGGAGCTGGCCAGGGCCCACAAACAGCTTCAGAAGGCCCAGGCCCAGATGATTCAAAGCGAAAAAATGGCCTCCATCGGTCAGCTGGCGGCGGGCGTGGCTCACGAGATGAATACACCGGTGGGCTTTGTAGCCAGCAATTTTGAGACCCTTCAGACCTACTTGACGAAGCTGAAAGGGCTCCTGGCTCTTTATGAACAGGTGTGTGAAGTGCTGGAGAAAAATCCTTACCCGCCGGTGCTGGAAAAACTGCTGGAAATCCGCAATTTTCGGCAGGAAAAGAAAATTGATTTTATCCTTGCGGATATTCAGGACCTCTTTACGGAGTCGCAGGAAGGCCTTCAGCGGGTCACAAGCATCATTCAAAACCTGCGGGATTTCTCTCGAATCGACCAGAGCACCGAGATGTGTGATTATGACCTCAATGACGGTATCCGCAGCACCCTCGTTGTGGCCCGCAACGAAATCAAGTATGATGTGGAGGTGGTGACGGAATTGGGAGTACTCCCCAAAATTCATTGTCATCCCGGACAAATCAATCAGGTTTTTCTGAATATTCTGGTCAATGCAGCTCAGGCCATCCGTTCGCAGAATCGTCAGGGACCCGGACATATTTTCATCCGAACGCGCCAGGAGGGGGAATTTGTGGTGTGTGAAATTGAAGATGACGGTCCGGGAATTCCTCCCGAGATTCGTTCCAAGATTTTTGACCCGTTTTTTACCACCAAGCCAGCCGGAAAAGGCACTGGGCTTGGTTTAAGCGTTTCGTATGATATCGTGGTGAGCAAACACCAGGGGCAGATTCTGGTGGACAGCGAGGTTGGAAAAGGCACAAAATTTACGATAAAACTGCCTCGGGAAGGTCCGAAAGAGACGACAGACCGAATTTTGCAGGAACAGTCTGAACCCTATTCTGTGTAA
- a CDS encoding STAS domain-containing protein — translation MDQKSPNMTVEYVGQDVIVATLVDEKILEESQIQALESSFLPLIEENQPIKLVVDFSQVRFLTSSVLGLLIRLSKKIYEAEGILRLCGIQPKIYEIFKITRLDKVFDIYPTRQEALEGLV, via the coding sequence ATGGACCAGAAGAGTCCCAATATGACGGTCGAATATGTCGGCCAGGATGTGATTGTGGCGACGCTCGTCGATGAAAAGATACTCGAGGAATCTCAGATACAGGCCCTGGAAAGTTCCTTCCTGCCTTTGATAGAAGAAAATCAGCCGATAAAGCTGGTGGTGGATTTTTCCCAGGTTCGGTTTCTCACCAGTTCTGTGCTGGGGCTTCTGATTCGTCTGAGCAAAAAGATTTACGAGGCGGAAGGGATTTTGCGTCTTTGCGGGATTCAGCCGAAGATTTATGAGATTTTCAAGATTACCCGTCTCGATAAGGTTTTTGACATTTATCCAACCCGTCAGGAAGCCCTGGAGGGATTGGTGTAA
- a CDS encoding ATP-binding protein, whose product MQSNVRSNPGEGKPLLARHRFRWTIRRKLTCVIMGTSLTALILAGGIFLLWDRQVQRQGLIRDLQVQAQIAAENCKAAVQFKDVEGAQETLQIFRGKPTIEYVCVLDRNNELFTDFYQGLEHQKHLHQGTERLKCFGIDLTILSEKDYYFTDTFLVLSQKIVLENEQIGRIVLCSNLKPLRESLQRSAVINLCILLLAAVAAYILSASLQGLISGPILYLAEAAKLVSERKDYSVRVPLSSQDEVGILIEAFNGMLEQIQKEIEERQKAQIELIQHRDHLEEMVNERTAELKQSNRQLELAVEKANLLAKQAQEASRAKSEFLANMSHEIRTPMNSIIGFSDVLNEEPGLDPEHRKYIQLILNNGRMLLQLINDILDFSKIEAGKLNTEIVEISLREFLEDLNSLLRPMALNKGLDFEILQCSDLPVMIYSDPVRVRQCLVNLVSNAIKFTESGHVFVNVYIQRQDEADYIRFDVEDTGIGIPADKIEKIFEAFTQADGSTTRKYGGTGLGLTITKQLVHLLGGYMEVRSEVGKGSVFSIILPTGVNVKDQPVMNRYEHTETAVQELAGEKSVPQGPLKGRVLVAEDAKGNQVLIRLLLEKMGVETDIVENGQLAVERALQGGYDLILMDVQMPVMNGLDAARLLREKGCRLPIIALTAHAMKEDEKRCLAAGCSGYLQKPIDRERLKEVLSQYLSGKDDDMDKQVDQIRSQVEQLTDLCRSAIGSPEQSAPKNPAAKTAPLIRWEDLSQICDDPEILQVVAQTVLEETPSVLQQLQQAVESKDVPNVQLLAHRIKGTARNMAASELAEKAFALELAAKSNQLEKADALFEEIRRAFERLRAFLAQPDWIEQVKSAP is encoded by the coding sequence ATGCAAAGTAATGTCCGTTCGAATCCGGGTGAAGGGAAGCCGTTATTGGCGCGGCACCGTTTCCGCTGGACAATCCGGCGCAAACTGACCTGCGTGATTATGGGTACCTCGCTGACGGCCCTGATTCTGGCCGGCGGCATCTTTCTGCTCTGGGACCGTCAGGTGCAGCGGCAGGGGCTGATTCGGGACCTTCAGGTCCAGGCCCAGATTGCCGCGGAGAACTGCAAGGCGGCGGTGCAGTTTAAGGATGTGGAAGGGGCTCAGGAAACCCTTCAGATCTTTCGGGGCAAACCGACTATTGAATACGTTTGTGTGCTGGACCGAAACAATGAGCTGTTTACGGATTTCTATCAGGGGCTCGAGCATCAGAAACATCTGCATCAGGGAACGGAAAGGCTGAAATGTTTTGGAATAGACCTGACGATTCTTTCGGAGAAGGATTATTATTTTACAGATACTTTTTTGGTTTTGTCTCAGAAGATTGTTCTGGAAAATGAGCAGATCGGCCGAATCGTGCTCTGCTCCAATCTCAAGCCCCTTCGGGAGTCCCTCCAGCGGAGCGCCGTCATTAACTTGTGTATTCTCCTGCTGGCGGCCGTGGCGGCGTATATTCTTTCCGCCTCTCTGCAGGGGCTGATTTCCGGTCCGATTCTGTATCTGGCGGAGGCAGCCAAGCTGGTCTCTGAACGCAAGGACTATTCCGTCCGGGTTCCCCTGAGCAGTCAAGATGAAGTGGGAATTCTGATTGAGGCCTTCAACGGGATGCTCGAGCAGATTCAAAAGGAGATTGAAGAGCGGCAGAAAGCTCAGATTGAACTCATTCAGCATCGGGACCATCTGGAGGAGATGGTCAATGAACGGACGGCGGAACTGAAGCAGAGCAACCGGCAGCTCGAACTGGCGGTGGAAAAGGCCAACCTGCTGGCCAAACAGGCCCAGGAAGCCAGCCGGGCCAAAAGCGAATTTTTGGCCAATATGAGCCACGAAATCCGCACACCGATGAACTCGATTATCGGCTTCAGCGATGTGCTCAATGAAGAGCCCGGTCTGGATCCGGAACATCGCAAATACATCCAGCTGATTCTGAATAACGGCAGGATGCTGCTGCAGCTGATTAACGATATTCTGGACTTTTCGAAGATTGAGGCGGGCAAGCTGAATACCGAAATTGTGGAGATTTCCCTGCGGGAGTTTCTGGAAGACCTGAATTCGCTGCTTCGTCCGATGGCCCTGAATAAAGGGCTGGATTTTGAGATCCTCCAGTGCAGTGATTTGCCGGTGATGATTTATTCTGACCCGGTGCGGGTCCGCCAGTGTCTTGTGAATCTGGTGAGCAACGCCATCAAGTTTACCGAGTCCGGTCATGTGTTTGTCAATGTGTACATTCAGCGGCAGGATGAGGCGGACTACATCCGGTTTGATGTGGAGGATACCGGCATCGGGATTCCGGCGGACAAGATTGAGAAGATTTTTGAGGCCTTTACGCAGGCCGACGGCAGCACCACCCGCAAATACGGCGGGACGGGTCTGGGACTAACGATTACCAAACAGTTGGTTCATCTGCTGGGCGGCTATATGGAGGTGCGAAGCGAGGTCGGCAAGGGCTCGGTCTTCTCCATTATCCTGCCGACCGGTGTCAATGTCAAAGACCAGCCGGTGATGAATCGGTATGAACATACGGAAACGGCGGTTCAGGAGCTGGCCGGGGAAAAGAGCGTTCCTCAGGGACCGCTGAAAGGACGCGTCCTGGTGGCCGAGGACGCCAAAGGCAATCAGGTCCTGATTCGTCTGCTGCTGGAGAAAATGGGGGTGGAGACGGACATTGTGGAAAACGGTCAGCTGGCTGTCGAGCGGGCTCTGCAGGGTGGATATGATTTGATTCTGATGGATGTGCAGATGCCGGTGATGAACGGCCTGGATGCCGCGCGGCTTCTGCGCGAGAAAGGGTGCAGACTGCCGATTATCGCCCTGACGGCCCATGCGATGAAAGAAGATGAAAAGCGGTGTCTGGCGGCCGGCTGCAGCGGGTATCTGCAGAAGCCGATTGACCGCGAACGGCTCAAAGAAGTGCTCTCTCAGTATCTTTCCGGAAAGGATGATGATATGGACAAACAAGTAGATCAGATTCGTTCACAGGTGGAACAATTGACGGATTTGTGCCGGAGTGCTATCGGCAGCCCTGAACAATCCGCACCGAAGAATCCGGCTGCCAAGACTGCTCCGCTGATTCGATGGGAGGATTTGTCCCAAATCTGTGACGACCCGGAGATTCTGCAGGTGGTGGCGCAGACGGTTCTGGAGGAAACGCCTTCCGTGCTCCAGCAGCTTCAGCAGGCGGTAGAATCAAAGGATGTACCGAATGTACAGCTTTTGGCTCATCGGATTAAGGGGACGGCCCGAAACATGGCGGCGTCGGAACTGGCCGAAAAGGCCTTTGCGCTCGAACTGGCGGCCAAGAGCAATCAGCTGGAAAAGGCCGACGCATTGTTTGAAGAAATTCGTCGTGCGTTTGAGCGTCTGCGTGCCTTTTTGGCTCAGCCCGACTGGATTGAACAGGTTAAATCGGCTCCGTAA
- a CDS encoding ATP-binding protein — translation MAAQSECSPTRLDLPGTMEAAERFCGELLQEAVRKGFDEEDLFAIHLALEEAFVNAIQHGNQGDPSKKIHVEYCISPSRFEISIADEGPGFRPDALPDPREPENLYKCSGRGVLLIRSFMDQVQYNSKGNQVRMVKFKGKTGPEKGSNQLPPNV, via the coding sequence ATGGCAGCCCAATCTGAATGTTCGCCCACCCGTCTGGATTTGCCCGGAACGATGGAGGCGGCGGAGCGTTTTTGCGGCGAACTGCTTCAGGAGGCCGTGCGGAAAGGATTCGACGAAGAAGACCTGTTTGCCATCCATTTGGCTTTGGAAGAGGCCTTTGTCAATGCCATCCAGCACGGCAATCAGGGCGATCCGAGCAAGAAGATTCATGTGGAGTACTGCATCAGTCCAAGCCGTTTTGAGATTTCCATCGCGGATGAGGGACCGGGGTTTCGGCCGGATGCCCTGCCGGACCCGCGGGAGCCGGAAAACCTTTACAAATGCTCCGGCCGGGGGGTTCTGCTGATTCGCTCGTTTATGGACCAGGTCCAGTATAATTCCAAGGGCAATCAGGTCCGGATGGTCAAGTTCAAGGGCAAGACAGGCCCTGAAAAAGGTTCCAATCAATTACCGCCAAACGTCTGA